One region of Armigeres subalbatus isolate Guangzhou_Male chromosome 3, GZ_Asu_2, whole genome shotgun sequence genomic DNA includes:
- the LOC134226816 gene encoding F-box and leucine-rich repeat protein 13-like isoform X1, which produces MSLFIRKLVVKRTHETDVVVGRNMYKWFEDGYIFWFEPYFEYLPFEIMVELLKYLNASDRNALAEACKGFYEGLKHPYFMRSTCLHIHEIEFEDNIEPVRSLLSACRYFPNVKLTKIAFGNRSDFWAEFGESIEELTFDNCVLWKQKLLSILRYTYQLKRLNIENCPDLFRSWKVIENVTVMLCPAMPQLRHIGLASNSKIEPHHFDFIVGMAPNLDSLDVSNCFKGIDAAHRVRMLGHVLRFLADHQHEIRHFYIGDTPIDNLFLRHLADIKELRLNSLSLMVCDKVPSTDAGIIDLIRLQTNVTYLDLSRSLALHDSCLIEICKSMPMLETLILNRCWMITDYGIMAIKNLDRLKHIDLTNCERISDTGIMGGLLTHNRQRRLRKLYLGLLTNIGEIVFMKISFELNNLSVLDLGGCSNCINDRSIQYIFYHMTGLQELNLDCCAKLTDAGLTGVDLPECAIAIWDLEMTFSIADLKRLRSLNLSGCYRVTNYSLRIRFQFQELKELILNRLPISDYGVEKLASNCPSLEMIDFSECQNVNDRCVEILSKTCTRLTTLKLQNCAEITDLAIDHLVKHCTTLKHLNIRGCYKISAEAEASLVTIRTLRHVLANEREETASDSK; this is translated from the exons ATGTCTTTGTTTATTCGCAAACTGGTTGTAAAACGAACACACGAAACAGATGTCGTCGTTGGCCGAAACATGTACAAATGGTTCGAAGATGGGTATATCTTTTGGTTTGAACCCTACTTTGAATATCTTCCGTTTGag ATAATGGTGGAGTTGCTCAAGTATCTCAATGCAAGTGATCGTAACGCTCTGGCGGAAGCTTGTAAAGGCTTTTATGAGGGACTAAAGCATCCGTACTTTATGCGCTCAACTTGTCTACACATTCATGAAATAGAGTTCGAAGACAACATCGAACCAGTGCGTAGCCTCTTATCCGCATGCCGGTACTTCCCCAACGTTAAGCTAACAAAGATCGCTTTCGGAAACCGAAGTGATTTTTGGGCCGAGTTCGGTGAGTCCATCGAAGAGTTAACCTTCGACAACTGTGTCTTGTGGAAGCAGAAACTGTTATCGATTCTTCGATACACCTATCAACTGAAGCGTTTAAACATCGAAAACTGTCCGGACCTGTTCCGCTCGTGGAAGGTAATCGAGAACGTCACGGTTATGTTGTGCCCGGCGATGCCGCAGCTTCGTCACATCGGTCTCGCCAGCAATAGCAAAATTGAGCCGCATCATTTCGATTTCATCGTTGGCATGGCGCCCAATCTCGATTCACTAGACGTGTCGAACTGTTTCAAGGGAATTGACGCGGCGCATCGTGTGCGGATGCTTGGGCACGTGTTGCGTTTCCTGGCGGATCACCAGCACGAGATTCGTCACTTTTACATTGGCGATACACCAATCGATAATCTATTCTTGCGTCATTTGGCGGATATCAAGGAGTTACGGTTGAACAGCTTGAGTCTGATGGTGTGTGACAAGGTGCCATCGACTGATGCGGGGATCATCGACTTGATACGGTTGCAGACGAATGTGACGTATCTAGATTTGTCGAGATCGTTAGCGTTGCATGATTCATGCTTGATTGAGATTTGTAAATCCATGCCCATGTTGGAGACATTGATCTTAAATCGTTGTTGGATGATTACGGATTATGGCATCATGGCTATCAAGAATTTAGATAGATTGAAGCATATAGATTTGACGAATTGCGAAAGAATTAGCGATACGGGGATTATGGGCGGATTGTTGACTCACAACAGACAGCGGCGCTTAAGAAAACTGTATCTAGGATTACTGACAAACATTGGAGAGATTGTCTTCATGAAGATTTCTTTCGAGTTGAACAACTTAAGTGTACTCGATCTCGGAGGTTGCTCTAATTGTATCAACGATCGATCGATACAATACATTTTCTATCATATGACAGGATTGcaggaattgaatttggattgctgTGCTAAG CTAACGGATGCTGGTCTAACAGGAGTAGATCTGCCCGAGTGCGCGATTGCCATCTGGGATCTCGAGATGACCTTCTCGATCGCTGATCTGAAAAGGCTACGTTCATTGAATCTCTCCGGATGCTATCGAGTTACGAACTACTCATTAAGGATTAGATTTCAATTTCAAGAGTTAAAGGAGCTTATTTTAAATCGCTTGCCG ATATCAGATTATGGCGTGGAAAAGCTAGCTTCGAATTGTCCTTCACTCGAAATGATCGATTTTAGCGAATGTCAAAACGTGAACGATCGGTGCGTAGAAATACTGTCGAAGACCTGCACCCGCTTGACTACTCTGAAACTACAAAACTGTGCCGAAATTACCGATCTTGCTATTGATCACCTGGTCAAACACTGCACCACATTGAAGCACCTGAACATTCGCGGCTGCTACAAAATCTCCGCCGAGGCAGAAGCTAGTTTGGTCACCATCAGAACACTGAGACACGTACTGGCCAACGAGCGGGAAGAAACCGCTTCCGACAGTAAATAG
- the LOC134226816 gene encoding F-box/LRR-repeat protein 7-like isoform X2, giving the protein MSLFIRKLVVKRTHETDVVVGRNMYKWFEDGYIFWFEPYFEYLPFEIMVELLKYLNASDRNALAEACKGFYEGLKHPYFMRSTCLHIHEIEFEDNIEPVRSLLSACRYFPNVKLTKIAFGNRSDFWAEFGESIEELTFDNCVLWKQKLLSILRYTYQLKRLNIENCPDLFRSWKVIENVTVMLCPAMPQLRHIGLASNSKIEPHHFDFIVGMAPNLDSLDVSNCFKGIDAAHRVRMLGHVLRFLADHQHEIRHFYIGDTPIDNLFLRHLADIKELRLNSLSLMVCDKVPSTDAGIIDLIRLQTNVTYLDLSRSLALHDSCLIEICKSMPMLETLILNRCWMITDYGIMAIKNLDRLKHIDLTNCERISDTGIMGGLLTHNRQRRLRKLYLGLLTNIGEIVFMKISFELNNLSVLDLGGCSNCINDRSIQYIFYHMTGLQELNLDCCAKLTDAGLTGVDLPECAIAIWDLEMTFSIADLKRLRSLNLSGCYRVTNYSLRIRFQFQELKELILNRLYQIMAWKS; this is encoded by the exons ATGTCTTTGTTTATTCGCAAACTGGTTGTAAAACGAACACACGAAACAGATGTCGTCGTTGGCCGAAACATGTACAAATGGTTCGAAGATGGGTATATCTTTTGGTTTGAACCCTACTTTGAATATCTTCCGTTTGag ATAATGGTGGAGTTGCTCAAGTATCTCAATGCAAGTGATCGTAACGCTCTGGCGGAAGCTTGTAAAGGCTTTTATGAGGGACTAAAGCATCCGTACTTTATGCGCTCAACTTGTCTACACATTCATGAAATAGAGTTCGAAGACAACATCGAACCAGTGCGTAGCCTCTTATCCGCATGCCGGTACTTCCCCAACGTTAAGCTAACAAAGATCGCTTTCGGAAACCGAAGTGATTTTTGGGCCGAGTTCGGTGAGTCCATCGAAGAGTTAACCTTCGACAACTGTGTCTTGTGGAAGCAGAAACTGTTATCGATTCTTCGATACACCTATCAACTGAAGCGTTTAAACATCGAAAACTGTCCGGACCTGTTCCGCTCGTGGAAGGTAATCGAGAACGTCACGGTTATGTTGTGCCCGGCGATGCCGCAGCTTCGTCACATCGGTCTCGCCAGCAATAGCAAAATTGAGCCGCATCATTTCGATTTCATCGTTGGCATGGCGCCCAATCTCGATTCACTAGACGTGTCGAACTGTTTCAAGGGAATTGACGCGGCGCATCGTGTGCGGATGCTTGGGCACGTGTTGCGTTTCCTGGCGGATCACCAGCACGAGATTCGTCACTTTTACATTGGCGATACACCAATCGATAATCTATTCTTGCGTCATTTGGCGGATATCAAGGAGTTACGGTTGAACAGCTTGAGTCTGATGGTGTGTGACAAGGTGCCATCGACTGATGCGGGGATCATCGACTTGATACGGTTGCAGACGAATGTGACGTATCTAGATTTGTCGAGATCGTTAGCGTTGCATGATTCATGCTTGATTGAGATTTGTAAATCCATGCCCATGTTGGAGACATTGATCTTAAATCGTTGTTGGATGATTACGGATTATGGCATCATGGCTATCAAGAATTTAGATAGATTGAAGCATATAGATTTGACGAATTGCGAAAGAATTAGCGATACGGGGATTATGGGCGGATTGTTGACTCACAACAGACAGCGGCGCTTAAGAAAACTGTATCTAGGATTACTGACAAACATTGGAGAGATTGTCTTCATGAAGATTTCTTTCGAGTTGAACAACTTAAGTGTACTCGATCTCGGAGGTTGCTCTAATTGTATCAACGATCGATCGATACAATACATTTTCTATCATATGACAGGATTGcaggaattgaatttggattgctgTGCTAAG CTAACGGATGCTGGTCTAACAGGAGTAGATCTGCCCGAGTGCGCGATTGCCATCTGGGATCTCGAGATGACCTTCTCGATCGCTGATCTGAAAAGGCTACGTTCATTGAATCTCTCCGGATGCTATCGAGTTACGAACTACTCATTAAGGATTAGATTTCAATTTCAAGAGTTAAAGGAGCTTATTTTAAATCGCTT ATATCAGATTATGGCGTGGAAAAGCTAG